A segment of the Streptomyces sp. P9-A2 genome:
AGATCGAGCAGGCACGGGCGCAGGGCAACAACTCCAGGGCCCAGAAGCTCGAGCGGGAACTGGAGGGCCGTCAGGCGCTCCTGGACCAGGCCCTGAAGGGGCTGCAGGAGTTCGGCGGCTGACGCCGAGGACCAGCACGGCAGAGGGGCTCCCGTACCGCGTGTACGGGAGCCCCTCTGCCGTGCTGGTCGTGCGCCGTAACCGGTCTACGTCCGGTTGCGGGCCGAGGTCACCCTGTACACGTCGTAGACGCCCTCCACGCCCCGTACGGCCTTCAGGACGTGCCCGAGGTGCTTCGGGTCGCCCATCTCGAAGGTGAAGCGGGAGGTGGCGACGCGGTCGCGGGAGGTCTGGACGGCCGCGGAGAGGATGTTGACGTGCTGGTCGGACAGCACGCGTGTGACGTCCGACAGCAGCCGGGAACGGTCCAGCGCCTCGACCTGGATGGCGACCAGGAACACCGAGGACTGGGTGGGCGCCCACTCGACCTCGAGGATGCGTTCGGGCTCACGGGACAGCGAGTCGACGTTCACGCAGTCGCTGCGGTGCACGGAGACGCCGCTGCCGCGGGTGACGAAGCCGATGATGGGGTCGCCGGGGACCGGTGTGCAACAGCGGGCCAGCTTGACCCAGACGTCGTCGACGCCCTTGACGACGACCCCGGGATCGGCGTTGGAGCGGCGCTTGCGGCCCCGCCCGCGGGCCGGCGGCACCGACTCGTCGATCTCCTCGGTGGCCGCCTCCTCGCCGCCGAGGGCCTGCACCAGCTTCTGGACGATGTTCTGCGCGGTGACATGACCCTCGCCGATCGCCGCGTACAGCCCGGAGATGTCCGAGTAGCGCATCTCGTGCGCGAGGGTGACCAGTGAGTCGCCGGTGAGGATGCGCTGGATCGGCAGGTTCTGCTTGCGCATCGCACGGACGATGGCGTCCTTGCCCTGCTCGATCGCCTCGTCGCGTCGCTCCTTGGAGAACCAGGCGCGGATCTTGTTGCGGGCGCGCGGCGACTTGACGAAGCCGAGCCAGTCCCGGGAGGGGCCCGCGCCGGCCGCCTTGGAGGTGAAGACCTCCACCAGGTCGCCGTTGTCCAGGGTCGACTCGAGCGGGACGAGCCGGCCGTTGACCCGGGCTCCTATGGTGCGGTGGCCGACCTCGGTGTGGACCGCGTACGCGAAGTCCACCGGGGTGGCGCCCGCGGGGAGCGCGATGACATCGCCCTTGGGGGTGAAGACGAAGACCTCGTTGCGGGACAGGTCGAAGCGCAGGGACTCCAGGAACTCGCCGGGGTCCTCGGTCTCCTTCTGCCAGTCGAGCAGCTGCCGCAGCCACGCCATGTCGTTGACGGCGGCGGATTCCTTGTCGGCCTTGCCGGATTTGCCCGGGGTGACGTCGGTGCGCACCTTCGAGGCCCCGGCGACGGCCTCCTGCTTGTACTTCCAGTGCGCGGCGATGCCGTACTCGGCGCGGCGGTGCATGTCGAACGTGCGGATCTGCAGCTCGACGGGCTTGCCGCCGGGGCCGATGACCGTCGTGTGCAGCGACTGGTACATGTTGAACTTGGGCATCGCGATGTAGTCCTTGAACCGGCCGGGGACCGGATTCCATCGCGCGTGCACCGTGCCGAGGGCCGCGTAGCAGTCGCGGACGGTGTCCACGAGGACGCGGATGCCCACCAGGTCGTAGATCTCCGCGAAGTCCCGGCCGCGGACGATCATCTTCTGGTAGACGCTGTAGTAGTGCTTGGGGCGGCCTGTGACGGTCGCCTTGATGCGGGCCGCGCGCAGGTCCTGCTGCACCTCGTCGGTGACGATCGTCAGGTACTCGTCGCGCTTGGGGGCGCGTTCGGCGACCAGGCGGACGATCTCGTCGTACATCTTGGGGTAGAGGATCGCGAAGGCGAGGTCCTCCAGCTCCCACTTGATGGTGTTCATGCCCAGCCGGTGGGCGAGCGGCGCGTAGATCTCCAGCGTCTCGCGCGCCTTCTTCTCCTGCTTCTCGCGCTTGAGATAGCGCATGGTGCGCATGTTGTGCAGGCGGTCGGCGAGCTTGATGACCAGGACACGAGGGTCCTTGGCCATGGCGACGACCATCTTGCGCACGGTCTCGGCCTGCGCGGCCTCGCCGAACTTGACCTTGTCCAGCTTGGTGACGCCGTCGACCAGCAGGGCGACGGTGTCGCCGAAGTCGCGGCGGAGCTGTTCCAGGCCGTACTCGGTGTCCTCCACCGTGTCGTGCAGCAGGCCGGCCATCAGGGTGGCCGGGTCCATGCCCAGCTCGGCGAGGATGGTGGTGACGGCCAGTGGATGGGTGATGTACGGGTCGCCACTCTTGCGCTTCTGTCCGCGGTGCCAGCGCTCGGCGACCTGGTAGGCGCTCTCGATCTGGCGGAGGGTGGCGTTCTCGATCTTGGCGTCGTTGCCGCGCACTATCCGCAGCAACGGCTCCAGTACCGGGTTGTACGGGTTGGCGCGCTGGACCCCGAGCCGGGCCAGACGGGCGCGGACGCGGTGGGAGGAGCCGGAGCGGGCCGGCTGCCCGCTGTTGGGGCGGACCACGGGTGCGGAGCGCTCGGACGACGGGGATCCCCCCGCTCGGGCGGAGTCACGAACGGGGGACGGTTTGGGCCGTGGCTGCTCGGGCTTGTCCGCCGCCGCGGCCTGGCCGTGCTGGACCGGCCCGCGCGGGTCGTTCTTCGCGTGGGGCGTGCTCGGCACGGGCTTGGCCGCGGCAGCCGAGCCCGACTCGGGCTTGTCTGCGGTCAGGTGCTGGGCCTCGTCTGCCAAGAGGACTCCTCGTACACGATCCGGGCCCCAGATAAGGTTCCGGAGCCCCCATGGTAGCCATCCCGTGCCTGCGGATCTCCCTCGGACCGGCTGGGCGGATCGTTCACCCTTGAAACGCACGGGGCGGGCCCCGGGTTCCCCCGGTGCCCGCCCGCGCGGTGTCCGTCACACCCGTCCGGCACACCGCGTCGCCGGTGGGAAGGTGTCCCCCGGCGCTCGTCAGAGCGTGAGCAGCGCCTCCAGGGGGGCGCCGGCCAGGGCCGGCTCCACGCGCGCCCGGCCGCCGAGGAAGCCGAGCTCCATCAGTACGGCGAGGCCCGCGACGTCGGCGCCCGCCCTGCGGATGAGCTGGACCGACGCCTCGGCGGTGCCGCCGGTGGCGAGCACGTCGTCGATCACCAGGACGCGGTCGGCGGCGGTGAGGTCCTCGGCGTGCACCTCGATCTCGGCGGAGCCGTACTCCAGGTCGTACGCCTGGCTGAGGGTGGCTCCGGGGAGCTTGCCCGCCTTGCGCACGGGGATGAAGCCCAGGCCCGCGCGGACGGCGACCGGGGCGCCGAGGATGAAGCCGCGGGCCTCCAGGCCGACGATCTTGGTGGCGCCGGTGCGTCCGGCGATCTGTGCGAGGGCGTCACTGAGGGCGGTGAACGCCTCCGGGTCGGCCAGGAGCGGGGTGATGTCCTTGAACATCACCCCCGGCTCCGGATGGTCCGCCACGTCCCGGATGCGGTTCAGCAGCAGTGCGGAGATATCGGTGAGTTCGGTCATCGGCGCTTTCCGGAAGGTCGGCCGCGCCCGCGGCTGCGGGACACGGACTGGTCACGTGGGCCGACGACGGCGGCAGCGGCGTCGTCCGGCCCATTCTCGTAGTTGTCGTCGGGCACCCGGACACCTCTCGGCTCGTCGCCCGTGTCGGTGCCCTGGGCACGCTTGGCCAGGACACGCTTCTTCAGGGACCGCATCCCGGGCTCGAGCTCCTTGAGGTCGGCGACGAGCGGAGTGGCGATGAAGATCGACGAGTACGCACCGGCGGCCAGGCCGACGAACAGGGACAGCGAGATGTCGTTCAGCATGCCGGCGCCGAGGACACCGCCGCCGATGAACAGCAGGGCCCCCACCGGCAGCAGCGCGACCACCGTGGTGTTGACGGAACGGACCAGGGTGCTGTTGATGGAGCGGTTGGCGATCTCGCTGTAGGTCCAGCGGGACTGCTTGGTGATGTCCTTGGTCTGTTCCTTGAGGCTGTCGAACACCACGACCGTGTCGTAGAGCGAATAGCCGAGGATGGTCAGCAGTCCGATCACCGTGCCCGGTGTGACCTCGAAGCCCACGAGGGCGTACACGCCGACGGTGATGGTGATGTCGTGGATCAGCGCGATGAACGCCGCGACCGCCATGCGCCACTCGAAGGCGATCGCCAGGTAGATCACGACCAGGAACAGGAAGATGCCGAGGCCCTGCCAGGCCTTGTTGGCGATCTGCTCGCCCCAGCTGGGACCGACCAGGTCGGCGTTGATCCGCTCGGGGTCGACCTTCAGGTCCTGGGAGAGCTCCGTCTTGATCCTGTCCGAGGCGCTGGTGTCGATGGCCGCGATCTGGATGCGCAGGCTGCCGTCACCGAGCTTCTGGACGATGGCGTCGTGCCCGGAGGCCTCTTCCGCGTAGGTCTCGGCCTGGGAGACCGAGGCGCTCATGTTCTTCGGTGTGGTGAAGACCGCCCCGCCCTGGAACTCGATGCCCATGTGGAGGCCGCGCACCGCCAGGCCGACGATGGCGAGGACGGTGATCAGGATGGAGATGCCGTACCAGATCTTGCGGCTCTTGATGAAGTCGTAGCCGACCTCACCGTGGTGCAGTCGGGCGCCGAGACTACCGAGCTTCGACATCTCTCACGCCTCCTTCGGCTGGGAGGGGGTGGAGTGGCGGCGGGTGCGGCGCAACGGCGGCTTCGCTCCCAGGGCCTTCGGATCGAGGCCGGACCACTTGTGACCGCTCGCGAAGAACTTCCGGCGGGCCATCAGCGTCAGCAGCGGCTTGGTGAACAGGAACACCACCACGACGTCGAGCACCGTGGTCAGACCGAGCGTGAACGCGAAGCCCTGGACCTTGCCGACGGTGACGACGAAGAGCACCGCGGCGGCGAGGAACGAGACGAAGTCGGAGACCAGGATGGTGCGCCGGGCACGCGGCCAGGCACGCTCCACGGCGGTGCGCAGGACACGGCCCTCGCGGATCTCGTCCCGTACCCGTTCGAAGTACACGATGAACGAGTCCGCCGTGATGCCGATGGCGACGATGGCTCCGCAGACGGCCGGCAGGTTCAGCGCGAAACCGATGGTCGGGCCGAGCAGTGCCATGATCACGTAGGTGAGGGACGCGGACACCAGCAGCGAGGCGATCGCGATGAACGACAGACCGCGGTAGTAGACCAGCAGGTACAGCACGACCAGGGCGAGGCCGATCGCGCCGGCGATCAGGCCCGCGTGGAGCTGGTCCCCGCCGAGTGCGGCGGTGACGGTGGTGACGCTGTCCTCGCGGAACGTCAGGGGCAGTGCGCCGTAGGACAGCATGTTGGCGAGTTCCTCGGACGACTTCTGGTCGAAGTTGCCGGAGATCTCCGCGTTGCCGCCGGTGAGGGCCTGGCTGACGTACGGGTCGGAGACGACCTCGCCGTCCAGGACGATGGCGAACTGGTTCTGCGGGGACGGGTTCTGCGCCAGCTTGCCGGTGATGTCGGCGAACTTCTTGCTGCCCTTGTCCGTGAAGTCCATGGTGACGGTCCAGCCGGCACCGGTCTGCGTGTTGAGGACGGCCTTGGCCTCGTCGACGTCCGTACCGTCGACGGCGGCGGGGCCGAGGATGTACTTCTGCCACTGGCCCTGGGAGTTCTGGCCGCAGGCCACGGTCGAGTCGGTGGCCTTGGTGCCGTCACCGGCGGTGGCGCGGACGTCCGCCTTGGTGCAGTCGAGCGCGGCGTACTGGGCCTGGAGCTTGCTGTCCGCCTCGGCGGGGGCGCTCTCCGTCGCGGACGCGGAGGGGCTGGCCTCGGTCTCGGCCGAACCGCTGGGGGTCGCGGACGGAGTGGTGTCGGCCTTCAGGGCCTCGGTGACCGCACGGCCCTGGGTGGTGGCGTCGGCCGACGGGCTGGTGGAGGCGGACGGGGACCCCTCGTCGGTGGTCTTGTCCGTGGCCTTCTCGCTCACGCCGTCGGTGGCCTTCTCACCCTCGGTACCCTCGGCGGAGGCGTCACCAGTGCCGCTCGGCGTGGGGGCTGCTCCGCCCGCGGCGAGTTCGGTGGCGACGACCGGACGGAAGTAGAGCTTGGCGGTGGTGCCGACCTGTTCCCGGGCCTGTTCGGAATTGGTGCCCTTGGGAATGTTGACGATGATGTTACGGTCACCCTGCGTCTGGACTTCGGCCTCGGAGACACCGAGACCGTTGACGCGACGTTCCATGATGGAGACCGCGGTCGCCATATTGGTCGGGTTGATCGCGGATTCCTGGCCGGCCTCGGGGACGGCCGCCAGCGTGATGCTGGTGCCGCCGGCGAGGTCGATACCCAGCCGCGGAGTGTCGTGCCCGGAGGCGAACATCCCTCCGGTGAGCGCCACCATGGCGATCAGAATCAGGGCCAGCGAGCGCCACGGCTTACTTGTGACGCTCGCATTATTTCCCTTTTTGAGTGCTGCCACCTTCTCGTACTCCCTCTCGGGCCGCCTCGCGCCCGGTCAGGTGGCGGGCAGCCATGACATGGTCTCGGGCTTCCGCTCGAGCTGGGCACGTCCCGGGATGCACGGGCAGCACGGCCCGCGCACCCCGGGGCACGACTACTTCGCCTCGGAACCGCCGTCGGACTTCTTCGCCTGCTCGTCCGTCTTCGCCTTGTCGGCGGCGTCGGCCGGCTCGGTGTCAACGGTGTCTGCGGGCACGTCGGCCGCGTCAGCCGTGTCCTTCTTACCGAAATCGACCGGCGCGTCGTCGGAGGCGACGGAATCGTCGGTCTCGGTGAGGGAGGAGGCATCGTCGGGGACGACATCGGCGTCGGAGTTCAGGTCGTGCTCGATGCCGTGAACGATGTGGTTGTACTCCTCGTCGGTCAGTACGGCACCGATGGAGTTCTTCGCGAACAGCAGGTCCACGCCGGGTCCGGCGTCGAGGAGGACCGTGTCCTCACTGACCTCCTTCACCGTGGCATACATGCCCCCGATCGTGCGGACACCGGAACCCGGCTGCATCTGGTTCCGCATATCGATGGCCTGCTGCTGCTTCTTCTTGGCCGACCGGGTCATCAGGAACATGGCCCCGATGAGCACAATGAACGGGAGGAGGGTCAGGAGACTCACGGGTCGGACTTCCTTCACACGACCGCGATGGTGAACGGCCTGTTGGTTGGGGGTATGTGATGCCGCCGACAAGGCGTGGCACCGGCGGAGTCTAGGCGAGTCCGCGCGCAGGGAACAACGCTCAGCATGGCACCGGGGTTCCTCTCGTGACCAGTGCCGTCCCTCTCACTCCCCGAACAGGTCCGGTTGTCCGTTTCCGGCAGGTCGGGAGCCGGGCGGGACGAGGCCGAGGTGCTCCCATGCCGCCGGTGTGGCGATCCGGCCGCGCGGGGTGCGGGCGAGCAGCCCCTCCCGTACGAGGAAGGGCTCGGCGACCTCCTCCACGGTCTCCCGCTCCTCCCCCACCGCGACCGCGAGCGTGGACAGACCGACCG
Coding sequences within it:
- the secD gene encoding protein translocase subunit SecD, which produces MAALKKGNNASVTSKPWRSLALILIAMVALTGGMFASGHDTPRLGIDLAGGTSITLAAVPEAGQESAINPTNMATAVSIMERRVNGLGVSEAEVQTQGDRNIIVNIPKGTNSEQAREQVGTTAKLYFRPVVATELAAGGAAPTPSGTGDASAEGTEGEKATDGVSEKATDKTTDEGSPSASTSPSADATTQGRAVTEALKADTTPSATPSGSAETEASPSASATESAPAEADSKLQAQYAALDCTKADVRATAGDGTKATDSTVACGQNSQGQWQKYILGPAAVDGTDVDEAKAVLNTQTGAGWTVTMDFTDKGSKKFADITGKLAQNPSPQNQFAIVLDGEVVSDPYVSQALTGGNAEISGNFDQKSSEELANMLSYGALPLTFREDSVTTVTAALGGDQLHAGLIAGAIGLALVVLYLLVYYRGLSFIAIASLLVSASLTYVIMALLGPTIGFALNLPAVCGAIVAIGITADSFIVYFERVRDEIREGRVLRTAVERAWPRARRTILVSDFVSFLAAAVLFVVTVGKVQGFAFTLGLTTVLDVVVVFLFTKPLLTLMARRKFFASGHKWSGLDPKALGAKPPLRRTRRHSTPSQPKEA
- a CDS encoding RelA/SpoT family protein; amino-acid sequence: MADEAQHLTADKPESGSAAAAKPVPSTPHAKNDPRGPVQHGQAAAADKPEQPRPKPSPVRDSARAGGSPSSERSAPVVRPNSGQPARSGSSHRVRARLARLGVQRANPYNPVLEPLLRIVRGNDAKIENATLRQIESAYQVAERWHRGQKRKSGDPYITHPLAVTTILAELGMDPATLMAGLLHDTVEDTEYGLEQLRRDFGDTVALLVDGVTKLDKVKFGEAAQAETVRKMVVAMAKDPRVLVIKLADRLHNMRTMRYLKREKQEKKARETLEIYAPLAHRLGMNTIKWELEDLAFAILYPKMYDEIVRLVAERAPKRDEYLTIVTDEVQQDLRAARIKATVTGRPKHYYSVYQKMIVRGRDFAEIYDLVGIRVLVDTVRDCYAALGTVHARWNPVPGRFKDYIAMPKFNMYQSLHTTVIGPGGKPVELQIRTFDMHRRAEYGIAAHWKYKQEAVAGASKVRTDVTPGKSGKADKESAAVNDMAWLRQLLDWQKETEDPGEFLESLRFDLSRNEVFVFTPKGDVIALPAGATPVDFAYAVHTEVGHRTIGARVNGRLVPLESTLDNGDLVEVFTSKAAGAGPSRDWLGFVKSPRARNKIRAWFSKERRDEAIEQGKDAIVRAMRKQNLPIQRILTGDSLVTLAHEMRYSDISGLYAAIGEGHVTAQNIVQKLVQALGGEEAATEEIDESVPPARGRGRKRRSNADPGVVVKGVDDVWVKLARCCTPVPGDPIIGFVTRGSGVSVHRSDCVNVDSLSREPERILEVEWAPTQSSVFLVAIQVEALDRSRLLSDVTRVLSDQHVNILSAAVQTSRDRVATSRFTFEMGDPKHLGHVLKAVRGVEGVYDVYRVTSARNRT
- a CDS encoding adenine phosphoribosyltransferase, producing MTELTDISALLLNRIRDVADHPEPGVMFKDITPLLADPEAFTALSDALAQIAGRTGATKIVGLEARGFILGAPVAVRAGLGFIPVRKAGKLPGATLSQAYDLEYGSAEIEVHAEDLTAADRVLVIDDVLATGGTAEASVQLIRRAGADVAGLAVLMELGFLGGRARVEPALAGAPLEALLTL
- the yajC gene encoding preprotein translocase subunit YajC, which gives rise to MSLLTLLPFIVLIGAMFLMTRSAKKKQQQAIDMRNQMQPGSGVRTIGGMYATVKEVSEDTVLLDAGPGVDLLFAKNSIGAVLTDEEYNHIVHGIEHDLNSDADVVPDDASSLTETDDSVASDDAPVDFGKKDTADAADVPADTVDTEPADAADKAKTDEQAKKSDGGSEAK
- the secF gene encoding protein translocase subunit SecF; protein product: MSKLGSLGARLHHGEVGYDFIKSRKIWYGISILITVLAIVGLAVRGLHMGIEFQGGAVFTTPKNMSASVSQAETYAEEASGHDAIVQKLGDGSLRIQIAAIDTSASDRIKTELSQDLKVDPERINADLVGPSWGEQIANKAWQGLGIFLFLVVIYLAIAFEWRMAVAAFIALIHDITITVGVYALVGFEVTPGTVIGLLTILGYSLYDTVVVFDSLKEQTKDITKQSRWTYSEIANRSINSTLVRSVNTTVVALLPVGALLFIGGGVLGAGMLNDISLSLFVGLAAGAYSSIFIATPLVADLKELEPGMRSLKKRVLAKRAQGTDTGDEPRGVRVPDDNYENGPDDAAAAVVGPRDQSVSRSRGRGRPSGKRR